TGAAGTGCCGGTCTTCGATTCGAAAATCACCATGGATGACGACTCATCGGTAACTTCCCAATTGTCGGGGAGGATGAGTGAAAAGCCCAGGTCGGAGGTATAAAAACCCTGCGGGGTCGGTGTCGGTGTGGGGTAGGGGGTGCGTGTCGGAGTAGGTGTGATGGTGGGTGTCAGCGTCGGGGTAGGCGTCAGTGTGGCGGTGGCAGTTGCCGTGGCAGTCGGTGGGATGGTGGCGGATGGCGTGACCAATGAAGCGGAACCCTTCCCCCCACACCCGGTCAGGAAACTGAAGACAACGATGGCGATCAACAGGCGCTTCATGGGCTTTGTCTCCTTTTCTTAAATAAGATGACCAGCAGGATGGTAACTGCGGCAGCCAGGACGGCGGCAACCGCTGCAATGGTGATGATATACGCTGACTTTATCCCCTGGCTGGAAGCAACGTCAGGTGGCAGCTGTTCGACAGCCACCGCAGCTACTGTGGGGCTTTCTTGCGGAAGGGCTGTCGCACTGGGTGGAATGGGCGTGGAAGTAAAGGATGGAGAGCTGGTGGGTGTGCTGGAAGGGCGGACAGCAGATGTCCACAGCGCCATGGTGGGCACTGCGGTCCGGGCTGTGTTGCTGGATACCTGGGTGGGCTGTGCTTCATAACCCAATGAAATACGCCACTCGGCTTCAATACCGTCGGTGTTCTTACCATAGACTGCCATCAGGGCTTTGTCGATCTTGTTGCCACTTTTAATAGAGTTAAGCAGGTCCGACATCTGCTCCGAGCCGTAGGTGTCGATCATATACGTCACGACCATGCCGCTCTGAGCGTAGGACAGATTGGCTTCGGCTGAGATAGACGAAAATCCACTCTCCAGGGTGCGCAGTGGAGGCAGGCTATCCTGCTCCAGGGCAGTAGTGATAATGTCTTGATAGTATTCTGAGGTTTCGCCTTCGGCGTATGTGGCCAGCCCTTCGCTGAGCCAGGTGGGCAGCCACATCCCCAGGCAGTTGAACACCACCGCCTCCGTCACCAGGTGAGCGAGTTCATGGGGGATCACCGAGCTGGCCCAGTCCGCTTCGCCGGGCGCGATGGCCATGATGGTGCTGTTAAATTCCGGGTAGGCAATGCCCCCAGCCCATTCCGAGGCGTGGATATCCACTTCCAGGAGCTCATCGGTGGATGGGTAGATGGTGAGCCAGATCTGCCCGTCAGGGCGTACACCCGCATTGTTCGCCATGCGCTCCAGCGAGCGGATGGCTATCCCCAAAAGGGTTTGCCCAAAGGTGCGGTCTCCCCGGTACCACTGCAGGTTCACCTGGTCTTCAGCAAGCAGGGTCCAATCTTTGCGCGGGTCATCGACCAGGTAAGATTGCTCATCGGTGAGCAGGGTGTTACCCACAGCGTCGGAAATTTCCCATTGCCAGTAGACTTCCGCGCCCGGAGGCAGGACGCCACTGAGCGTAAAGTCCCAATCCCATTGCACATCCTGGGTTGTGGCTGGGGTGAGCTCAATTGCCCGCTGGGCCACCGACGACTGGCAGGTGGCACCATTGGTGTGGTAGAGCAGCTTGATCTTCTCAATCTTGGCAGTGCTGCTGGCGTTTAGCTGGAAGGTCAGCTTGTCGGGGAAATTGGAGACAATGCGATCTTGCGATACCGTGATTGTGGATTGCGCACTTGCGTTGATTGGGGTACTGATTGTCAGGAGAAAGATAATAAGTATCGATAGATAAATCAACCTTTTCATAAACTATCCCTGTGATTGATTAGTATTAATGCTGCTCTAATGTTTATTTTAGCACTTAAATTTTCGGGTAGAAATCAGTAATTGCACCGTTTATTACATGCCGGCAATAAAAATCTAGCATTTATTTTTATGATGTTGGTACACCATTTCAGATGAAAAAATGTGCAGATATCTCAGACCGCAGGGCAGATGGATTGCCCATTCATGGGGCAGGCGACCAATCCCAGAAGAAGTACACCAATCCCTGCCACTTGCCCCACTTTTCAAACGTGGCCAGCACCTGTGCCGGGGTGACCTTTTCACCCCCGTAAAATTCATTTCCGACCACCTTTAACGCCCATGAATCCACTGGCACGTAATCATATCGCCCAAGAAGCATGAGCAGGTTGGCGGCTGCGTAGCCTCCCACGCCCTTGATGCCCATCAATTGCTTCCGCAGCTCGGGGGTAGGCAACGGGCTGGTTTTATATGCTTCCAGGTCTAGCTCTCCGGTGGCTACGCGCTGAGAAAGTTCAGCCACGTAGGGAGCACGGTAGCCCATCCGGCATAGCTCGGTCAACTCAGCGATCGTTACGCTGGCCAGGCGCTCTGGGTTGGGGAAGGTACGTTGTGACAGATCATCGGGTGAGGGCTCACCGTATCGCATGGTCAGCTCGCGGCACATGCGCAAGGTATGCTTCCAGAGCGTGTTGGTGGTCAGGATGGTGCGGATGACATCTTCGAACAAGGCAGGTGAACGGAGCACCCGCCCGGCTTTTCGTTCGACCATTTTGGTCAGCTTGGGTTCAGCGCCGGCCAGCAGATAAAATTCCTGCAGGTCCTGCTCCAGGGCCAGCATCCACGAAATTGCGCTCGATAATTCCGCCTGTTCGCCCGCCTCGAGAGGAGCCGAAGTATCCACCCGTAAGCCGACGGATTCGGCATGCACCGTAAAATGAAGCACCTTGCCCGTGCCCAGGCGGATCACATAAGCAAGCCCGTGTTCTGCAGTCTCGCCAAAGGGCGACATCTGGTACCAGCCGTGAGAGCGGATCACTGCAGGAAGGTTGAAGGAGGCAGGGGCGGGGAGGTTGAAGATCATAAGGTGTTCCTTTCATTCGGTTAAGCTGGCGCCGTTGCTCTGAGCGAATTATAAACCGAATGGAGGAAGGAAGCTGGTCATTTAGTTTTTACGGCGAAGCCAGGTATCAAGCTGACAGGTAAGGGCTATGACGCGATGATATTCGACGTTTTGCGTATAGAATTATAGTGAAGGATGTGATCTGTGCTGGTGTTCCAGGCAAACCAGGAAGGTTTCACCCCCAGGCATGCGCACGGGAAGGATCTGTCGATTGAAGCGGAAAACTTTGATCGCCGGAGGTTAGATAGGAAGTAAAAGTGGCAATGGATGAAACCCTAAGTAATCAGGCTGACGATGGAGAAGTTGCAAACGTCGCTGAGGCTTCGAAAGTTGTTCCCGCTCGTGTCGGTGGGCTGCGAGGCTGGCCTCACTGGACGCCTTATGCCGCGATGGTATGGTCCCTGGTTTATGCCGCCCTGGGGCTGTATTGGGCAGTGGGCGGGCGGGGATTCCCGTACGGTTCAGGGCCCACGCCCGGTGCTTATGGGCCAATTGTGGGAATGGCTGGGTTGGCCGTCGCCTGGAGCATCGTGATCGGGGCGGGCATCCCGGCGGTAGTACTTGGGATAGCCATGCTGCGCGGTGTACGCCGCTTCCGGGCTTTGCTGATAACCGCTGGAGCTCTACTCGCCACCATCCTGTTGCTGTTCACGCCGGACCTGACTTTGCTGGTCATGCTCGCCTACATCCCTTTTGTGGTTTTCAAGCTGCTGACAGGTGGCGAGATTGGCTTATACCTGCAAGAATTAACCCGGTCAGGGTGGAGTATTGCCCACCAGTTGCTGTGCCTGGCTGGTGGGTTTCTGTGGCTGGCGGCTACCGTTAGCTACGCCCGTCGGAGCTCCGACGCCTGCCCGTATTGCGGTCGCCGGGATGGCCCGGAAGGCTGGACGAGCCCGAGCAAAGCCGCCCGCTGGGGCCGAATCGCCGTTTACGTGGCTATGGTAGCTCCAATTTTCTACGCGGTAACGCGTTACGCCTGGGCATTGGGCATTCCACTGGGAATGACCGAGGCGTACCTGCGCCTGGGGCAGGAGAGTGGGAATTGGACTGCGGGCCTTTTCCTGGCGAATTTCGGCCTGGTGGGAGCCGTGCTCATGCTCGGTCTGGTGCAGCGCTGGGGTGAGGTGTTCCCGCGCTGGATGCCGGGCCTGGGCGGACGGCGTGTTCCCATGGCGCTGGCGGTGGTCCCTGCATCAATAATCTCGGTGCTGCTCATCGTAGGAGGCCTGGGTATCTGGTCAGGTTATGCCCAGATGGCCGAAGCTGTAGCAGCCACTGGGCAAGATTTGTGGATTGTGGTTGGTCCCACCTTCCTATTCCCCGTCTGGGGAGCGGCACTGGCAGTGGCGACCTTGGGGTACTATTATCGGCGGCGCGGCCCGTGCGGGAAGTGCGGTCGTGGCGCCTCTGTCAAGCCATAGGTCAGTCAACGCTTAGCCGGTGGAGCGCTTTAAGGATGGCTTCAATATCCATCACTATTTAGTGCCAATCCTGCACCTGACCGTTTTTGTGATGGGCTATCAATAAAAAATATCAATAGAATTTCGAGAACCGCATGGATGGTGGCTTGTGGTTAAGTGATTAATCAAAATAAGAAGGTTTTCATCTTCCTGTGCTCTTGGCGCTGGTATTGTCTGGTATAATTGATTCAAACGGACTCCAGATTCGCGCCGGGTTTCATGTGCCGCCATTCTGCATCGAATGGCAGCTTTTTTTTAAGATGCTGATTCTGGTTGATCTATAAACAGCTACCACGATGCCAGGATGACTGAGGTTTGTTGTACACACACAAAGGATATGAAAATGGATGCAAAGTTATATGTAGGAAATCTGTCTTACGATACCACGGAAGACGGATTGCGTGAAAAATTCGCTGAAGCTGGCACTGTGGTCTCGGTGGATGTGATCAAAGACCGGGATACTGGCCGAATGAAGGGATTCGCGTTTGTTACGATGAGTAATCAGGAAGAGGCTGAGAATGCCATTAAGATGTTCAACGGAAAGACACTCGATAACCGTGAAATCAAGGTAAATATTGCTCGACCTCGCGAAGAACGCCCTCGGGGGTACTCCAATAAAAGACGCTGGTAGAATTGATGGCTTTTCTACAGGTCATAATTCTTACCCCGACTGTGTGAGTTTGATACTTGTAACGAAGGAGGTGTGATATGAGCTTTCGTATTGGTGATAACGTCATTCACTGTACTTTTGGTCTTGGTCAGATAACCCAAATCGAAGAGAAAGTAATCAATGGGAAACCTGAGCGATGCTACGTTGTTAAAATGAATGATATGACCATCTGGGTTCCGATCGATGATCCAGAGCAGAACAGCCTGCGAATCCCCACACCTCCTGACGAATTTGTCAAGACCTTGCCGATCCTCACAAGCCCCAACGAGCAATTACTGGATGACCGTTTATTACGCCGAAAACAGCTTGTTGATCAACTAAAAGATGGCCAGTTAGCCTCGATTTGCCGGGTTGTGCGCGATTTGAGCTATTACAAACGAAGTTCCAAGTTAAACGATCAAGAGAAATCTATACTCGATCGAGCGGTTAAATCTCTGCTTACTGAATGGATCTTTTCGTTGGGTACCACGCAAAATCAGGCCCACGAGGCAATGGAAAGCATGTTAAGTAGTTAGAGGATTAATACAACAAATAAACACAGGGGGTTTTGGAGCGAATCCAGTCAGGTAGCCAAAAAAAGAAAGCTACCTCAAACCCAAATGAATGAACCCGACAGACACCTTATTTGATAGGGTGTCTGTCTTGTTTTCAATTTTATGAAACAAGCAGTAAACCTGTTTTATCTTCCTTACTGATCATCCAACCACATGACTAATAAAGAAGCCGGATGAAAACTGCGAAAACGGACATCAGGCAGGAGCCAAGTAGATAACCCCCGAAGGGTATCATGATGACAAAGCAAATTGACAATCCCTCTGGCGTGGATGTGCGGCGTTTGTAGAGCCATATGCCAATGGCAACCAGCCAGGTGGTGCTCAAATAAATCCCAAGAGGGATTACCAGCAATGCTGACCAAAAAACCGTGTCAGAAGCATATTCCTGCCAGGTGCATTCCCATGAGCCATCCGTGAAGCCATAACACACTCCATGGTAAGTAAAAACAGCCGATGCCAATCCCAATAAAAGGGGTGCCGTGATGAGTAGGAGGGTGAGGACAATCATCACCGGGAATATGATACGGAAACGGATCATAAGGCGCTTTTCGTGACCCATCGTTTAAGGATCCAGCCACCAGGCAGCGTAAACAGACAAAGCAGGATACACTCCAGTGGAGCAGCTGTCAGAGATACCAGGACGGTCTGCACAACGCATATAGCCAGGTCGTTATTCCCATCGCCGTTGTCCTGCCCAACGCACAGGGGAGTGAGGTTGAAACAGGTCAATAACAGGATAGCGATGCTCCAGGCCAGCAAGCCCTGGCCGAACAGCCAATAGCTGGGATGATGTTTCCAATGCCTTGGGGCAAGCTGGGGGAGGATGTATCCAATGGCGAGACTGGCTGCCAGGAATATCACGCCAACCGCAAGGTAAGACTTCCAGAAATATTCCCTGCCCGCAGATGCGAAGGTGATCGACAAGAAAACAGAAGCAGGTAACGCTGTCAAAAGGCTGGATAACAAGGCTATGATTATAGACACGGCAGCTCCAGGCTTGCTTGATAATTCTAGATGCTGCACACCTCAAATACATATCAGAGTCTTCCAAAAACTCGCAGATTAAGTGGCGCTCATTTTCGGGCGGTTGAATTGGAAACCCACTTCTGGCACCCAGAAACTATGCATGATGCGGATACAATGCTACCGATGGTCGTGAGGGGAGAGCCGTAAGCAATAATCCCCGCAGAGATTTCCGTTAGGCTTGGGGGCCTATTATAACAAGCCGGTGGATGCCGGCGTTGATTTTCCGACTGGAGATATTTATTGAGTTTTTGGAGTGTGGATTTCGAGGTTTAGCCAGCTATTACGATGGCAATTGAGCTAGCGCGAGCTGCTCTGGCTCATAGATGTGAAGCCTGCTGTTAGTTTTAGCGCTGTAGGAATTCATGCCTATCGGCTCAGAGACCCCGGAACGGATATGGAAAGGTCAGTCAGGTTTGTTTTTGGCGCAACCAAACGTACCAGGATACGTGTAAAGGATATGGATCCAACCAGACAGCCAACGATAAGCGAAAAACACCAGGTTATGCTCCAAACTCCCCCATAAGAAAATCAATGCATTTCAAACTTACCGCTATATCCTCAATCTTATTAATTATCGGTAATGATAGTAGCAACGAGAATATTTACTATAAGGTGACAACAGCCTGACTTGCACCTTCCGATCCAGCATTTGCATCAACCTAGTAATCGAGGTTATAACAAGTCACACTCCTGCAATCAGGCAAACTAAAGGAATATCCGTCCTATGTCACCTAAAGCCACCTTCAAGGTGGGTTGAGGTAACCCTGTTCTTTCCAAGGCAATACCCATAGTCCCACCCAATCCTGGGAAACCCGTCCACTTAGCTTTTAATATTCGGCTATTGGACGGGTTTCCCTATATTAGATGGCGAGCTTTTACATTTACTTTCTATCTATGTTTTACCTGCAGATTTGATGCAGCTATTCTTTGCCTCTCTTACCGAGTTGGTGGTCGAGCATGAGAACCGCAGTCCCACGTGCGTCAATCAGCTCAATTTGCTGAACTATTTCAGCAGCATTCTTCTCTTCTTCGACCTGTTCTGTGATGAACCACTGCAATAGAACCTGGACCGGGTAATCCTTTTCTGAAAGTGCCAGTTCATAGAGGGCATTGATGGAGGCGGTTACTGCCGCTTCATGTTCCTGGACCTGCTTAAACACATCCAGGCTGGTTTTCCAATCAATTTGTGGAGAGTCTATCCCCATAAGCTGAACCTTTCCGCCTCGTTCCAGCAGGTGCATGAAGAGTTTCATTCCATGACCACGCTCTTCATCAGCCTGGACGAACATCCATTTGGCAAAGCCCGGAAGGTTCTTCGTCTCAAAATAGGCTGCCATGGATAGGTAGAGGTAGGAAGAATAGAATTCCTTATTTATTTGCTCATTGATTGCCTTTTGGATGGCGCTAGAAATCATATTATTCTCCTTATAGCTGGTTTTTAATATTTTCCGATGACCTATTGATGGTCTTACTATTTGATCATCAATTTCAGGACGATCTCGTTATCTATTAGCCTGGTACATAAAATCCGCTCATACCATTTCAGGTTCAGAATATCTGCTCCGTGTTGAAGCCATATAGCTCTGTTGTCGGGATGAACCCATACTCTCACGGTCGCAGATCGCCAAGCTGCACGAGTGGCAAGTCAACCACTGAACCTGCAATTATCTGTTTTTTATGTCGCCCTGCCCGAAGCCCTTGAAGATGTTAGTGTTACGAACGGGCAAGGTCAAAACGATCGAGGTTCATCACTTTGTTCCACGCTGCCACAAAGTCATGCACGAACTTCTCCTGGGAGTCCTCACATGCGTAGACTTCCGCCAGGGCCCGGAGTTGGGAGTTCGAACCGAAGATTAGGTCGACACGGGTGCCGGTCCACTTGAGTGCGCCCGTGGCGCGATCACGACCTTCGAACACGTCAGAGTCATCCGATACGGGTTTCCACACCGTGCCCATGTCGAGCAGGTTCACGAAGAAGTCATTGGTGAGCGTCTCCGGCCGCTTGGTGAAGACGCCGTGCTGGGACTGTCCGAAGTTGGCATTCAAGACGCGCATACCGCCGATGAGAACCGTCATCTCAGGAGCGGTCAGCGTCAGCAATTGCGCCCGATCGACCAGCAGTTCCTCGGCCGATACGGCGTAGCGGGTCTTCTGGTAGTTGCGGAAGCCGTCCGCCTTCGGTTCGAGCACGGCGAAGGAAACCACATCGGTTTGCTCCTGCGAGGCATCCGTGCGTCCCGGCGTGAAGGGAACGGTCACATCGTGACCGGCATTCTTCGCCGCTTGCTCGACGCCTGCGCAACCACCCAGGACGATCAGGTCAGCCAGCGAAACCTTTTTACCACCCGCCTGGTCCTTGTTGAAGGCAGACTGAATGTTTTCCAAGGCCTTCAGCACCTTTGCCAGTTGTTCGGGCTGGTTGACCTCCCAATCCTTCTGCGGCGCCAGGCGGATGCGCGCCCCGTTCGCGCCGCCGCGCTTGTCGGAGCCACGGAAGGTGGAGGCCGACGCCCAGGCGGTCGAGACGAGCTCGCGGATCGACAGCCCCGAAGCCAGGATTTTACCTTGCAGCCCGGCGATATCAGCCTGGTCAATCAGCTTATGATCGACTGCGGGGACCGGGTCTTGCCAGATCAGCTCCTCCGCCGGGACCTCCGGGCCGAGATAGCGCGAGCGGGGGCCCATGTCGCGGTGGGTCAGCTTGAACCAGGCNNNNNNNNNNNNNNNNNNNNNNNNNNNNNNNNNNNNNNNNNNNNNNNNNNNNNNNNNNNNNGCGCGGGCGAAGGCGTCCGCGAATTCAGCGGGGTTCGCGAGGTAGCGCCGGGCGATTTTTTCATAGGCAGGATCGAACTTAATCGAAAGGTCGGCAGTCGTCATCATCGGGCGATGTTTCTTGGTCGGATCATGGGCGTCAGCTACCATATCCTCTTCATCAACATCCTTTGCCAGCCAGATATAAGCGCCTGCCGGGCTTTTTTGCAGCTCCCACTCGTACTTGAAGAGCACCTTCAGATAGCCCATGTCCCATTTGGTGGGGTTCGGCTTCCAGGCGCCCTCGATGCCGCTCCCGGTGGTGTAAGATCCCTTGCCGGTACCGAAACGATTCTTCCAGCCCAGGCCTTGCTCTTCGATGGGAGCACCTTCTGGTTCGGGCCCAACCAGTTTCGGGTCACCTGCGCCATGCGCCTTGCCGAAGGTGTGACCGCCAGCAATGAGTGCAACGGTCTCTTCGTCATTCATCGCCATGCGGGCGAAAGTCTCTCGAACATCATGCCCTGAAGCTGCGGGAACAGGTTCTCCGTTAGGACCTTCCGGGTTCACATAAATAAGCCCCATCTGCACGGCTGCGAGTGGATTTTCGAGGTTCCGGTTGCCAGAGTAGCGCTTGTCTCCCAACCACTTATCTTCGGAACCCCAGTAGATATCCTTTTCTGGCTCCCAAATGTCTTCACGCCCACCGGCAAAGCCAAAGGTTTTGAAACCCATTGATTCCAGGGCGACATTACCAGCAAGTATGAGCAGGTCGGCCCACGAGATCTTGCTGCCATACTTCTGCTTGATTGGCCAGAGCAGCCGGCGTGCCTTGTCGAGATTCACATTGTCGGGCCAGCTATTGAGGGGGGCAAAACGCTGGCTGCCGTTACCGGCGCCACCACGTCCATCACCGATACGGTAGGTACCCGCGCTGTGCCAGGCCATGCGGATCATGAGACCGCCGTAGTGGCCCCAATCGGCCGGCCACCAATCCTGTGAATTCGTCATCAGCTCCTGCAGGTCTTTCTTCAACGCTTTCAGGTCGAGCTTCTTAAATTCCTCGGCGTAGCTGAAATCTGCCCCCATCGGATTTGACTTGGTGGAATGCTGGTGCAGGATATCGAGGTTCAACTGGTTGGGCCACCAGTCCCGGTTCGATGTGCCTTTGCCAGCTGAATGTGGGTGAGTCATGCTCATGTCTGTGGTTTTGCTATCTTCCATCTTTTTATTTACTCCTTTTTTCTGCTGTTGGATAATTTGAGGCAATTTGGGCATAGCCCATAATACATCATGCGAGTACCCAGAAGTTGATAACCTGAGCTGATGCTGATTTCGTTACCCAGGTTAGAAATGCGAGGGGAGCTAATATCCACGATTTTATGGCACGAAACACAGGCCAGATTGACGTGGGGAGTGATATTTCCATCATAATGGATATTGTCATCCCCTGCGCTGCCTAATTCATTCACCAAGCCCAGGTTCACCAGGGTATTCAGGGTGTTATAAACTGTCATCAAAGAAAGGGATGGGTATTGTGCCTTGACCTGATCATAGATCATGGCTGCGGTTGGATGAAAATTGGTCTCAAACAATAACTTACAGATTGCTATTCTTTGAGGCGTGATCCGCACCCCGTGATGTTTTAGGATGGGTATGAAATCATTAATTGACGACATAATATATTATATCTATTATAATATAATAATCATTATAATTTGAAGGAATTAATTAGAAAATTAGTCGGCATCCGACAATTGTGGCTCATGAAACTATTCACACGGCGAATCAATGAACCTGAGAATCTTCCAACACTCCCCAGTCTTCGTCCAGGTTGTATCTCTTCTGCCTGGCCATAAAATGGACCACGACCCTGGCCTTGGCCAGCTCGGGGTGGTTTATTAAAAGGATACGATCTCCATAATAGAATGCTTCAAGCACCATTGGCAGGTGATGCCTGAATATACCATAGCGCATGCGTGCAGTTCCAAATACCAATCCGCCGCTCACATGGCAGAAGACATGCAAGCTGGCGGCTTCCGACAAATCCCATTCGGCCAGCACCTCATCGCGCATCAGCCGGGTGTAGAGGCCCTCGATCTGTGGAAAATTAATCTCTTTTCCAATAGTCAAGAACAGTTCACCAGTAGCATCTGAATGGGTCAACGTATAGGCACGGGGGCTAAGCGGTCCAGCTTCGTCAGCACCATCGAGGAATCGCACATGTAGCAAATCGGGATTAAGGTGGGTCATAGCCAGGGTTGTGAGTCATCATCTGAAATTTGACGACCTGATATCGATACCGTGTTTTTATGTTATCTCGATTATACATTGCTATGGAAGATGGTAAACAATATACTTACCACGATTGGTGGACATATTTCTTCAGGTAGACTCATGGGTCAGGATGGTGAAACCCTCGATCCACTTTTTATTCATCATCGTTTTCTTTTATAATAGGAAAAATTCGAGTAAAATGAATCACATTAATGGTATAAATTTAAATGGATGAAGCCTCCAAAACACAGCAAATCGCCATATTAGAGCCGCTGACCGCTGAGCACCTCTGCGAGCTCTGGTCGCGGACGTACAACACACAGGGCAAACCTGATTGGTCACACTTATTTCCCTACTACCATGATGACATCATCTTTGATGACAGCATCCAGCATCTTGAGGGTAAGGCGGATTTCATGGCGATGTGCAACCGTTTAGCTGGCCGATGTGAATCGCTCAATATGGACATCCTTTCGATCGTTAAGCAAGATAAGCAAGTCTTTTTTCAATGGAAGATGGTGATGAGCTTTAAACGATGGCCCAACACCCCCCTCTATGGCTGCACCAGTCTCACCCTGGCTGAGGATAACCGCATCATTACCCAGCGTGATTATTTCGATCTATGGGGGACGATCCTGAATGGTATTCCCTTGCTGCAAAGCTCTTATTGGAAGTTCATGCGGAAATATTTCGGGTAGAAGTTTGAATTATATGAAACTGCCCGAAGAACTTCAATTCATCGAAAACGCCCGACAGCCCCAAAAGACAACCCAAGTGCATATGGACGGCAAATTATGTGTGCTGACCGGGGCGACATCGGGTGTGGGCTATCAGGCCGCCAGGAGGCTTGCCAAGGGAGGAGCCAGCCTGGTGCTGGTATGTCGTAATCCCTATAAGGCTGCCCAGGTGCAATCTGAGCTGCAGCAAGCCTATGGAAACCAGGTGGATGTGGTGCAGGCTGATTTCTCCTGTCTCGATGAGGTGCGCTCAGCCGCAGCTTCACTCCTGGCGAGCTATGCGCATATTGACGTGTTGATCAACAATGCCGGACTGCACAATACCCACCGGACGCTGACCAAAGAGGGCTTCGAGACCGTTTTCTGTGTAAACCATCTGGCGTCCTTTCTATTGACCCGCTTGCTCCTCGATCGGATGGTTGCCAGTGCTCCCAGCCGTATCCTCCAGATCAACTCACAAGGTCACCGTTTTTGTGGGTTGGATCTCAGCGACCTGAACTGGCAGCGACGGCGGTATCATGGGCTGCAGGGTTATGGAGCTTCCAAGGTTGCCCAGCTGCTCACCGTATGGGAGCTGGCCGAGAGATTACAAGGTACAGGCGTAACGATCAATGCCATGCATCCGGGAGAGGTGCGCACAAATATCGGCATGAACAATGGGCCGGTCTACCGTTTCTACCAGCATTATCTGATTAGCTGGATACTAAAAAACCCGGTTATCTCGGGTGAGGCAATATATTACCTGGCGGCTGCGCCCGAGATGGCTGGGGTGAGTGGCAGGTTTTTCAACCAGACCATCGACGAGAAGCCAGCCATGCACGCCCTCGATCGGGAGCTGGGTAAGCGCGTGTGGATGATCAGCGAGCAAGCGACCGGGCTGGCATGAGCTGACGGGTCAATGTTTGGAGGAGAACGTATGGAGTATGACGTCATTGTTGTCGGTGGTGGGATCGCTGGATTAATCGCCACAGCCTATTTCTCCAAAAGCGGCTTACATGCCCTGCTGTGTGAGAAGGAAGCAACCTGCGGCGGGCTGATTAACTCATTCGAGCGGGATGGCTTCGTCTTCGATGGTGGCATCCGCGCCATGGAGAACTCGGGTGTGTTACTGCCGATGCTGAAGCATCTGGGCGTGGAGCTCGAGCTGGTAAGAAACCATGTGTCTTTAGGAATAGAAGATCGGGTGATCCGCGTGGACAGCGAAGCCAGCACGGACGATTACCAGGCACTGCTCGAAGGACTGTATCCACAATGTAAAGCTGAGATCATCAGCATCATGGAACAGGTCCGTTTGATTATGAAGTACATGAAAGTGCAGTATGGCATCAACAATCCGATCTTCCTGGATATGAAGCAGGATCGAGACT
This sequence is a window from Anaerolineales bacterium. Protein-coding genes within it:
- a CDS encoding RNA-binding protein; amino-acid sequence: MDAKLYVGNLSYDTTEDGLREKFAEAGTVVSVDVIKDRDTGRMKGFAFVTMSNQEEAENAIKMFNGKTLDNREIKVNIARPREERPRGYSNKRRW
- a CDS encoding limonene-1,2-epoxide hydrolase; its protein translation is MDEASKTQQIAILEPLTAEHLCELWSRTYNTQGKPDWSHLFPYYHDDIIFDDSIQHLEGKADFMAMCNRLAGRCESLNMDILSIVKQDKQVFFQWKMVMSFKRWPNTPLYGCTSLTLAEDNRIITQRDYFDLWGTILNGIPLLQSSYWKFMRKYFG
- a CDS encoding short-chain dehydrogenase, with protein sequence MVFPCCKALIGSSCGNISGRSLNYMKLPEELQFIENARQPQKTTQVHMDGKLCVLTGATSGVGYQAARRLAKGGASLVLVCRNPYKAAQVQSELQQAYGNQVDVVQADFSCLDEVRSAAASLLASYAHIDVLINNAGLHNTHRTLTKEGFETVFCVNHLASFLLTRLLLDRMVASAPSRILQINSQGHRFCGLDLSDLNWQRRRYHGLQGYGASKVAQLLTVWELAERLQGTGVTINAMHPGEVRTNIGMNNGPVYRFYQHYLISWILKNPVISGEAIYYLAAAPEMAGVSGRFFNQTIDEKPAMHALDRELGKRVWMISEQATGLA
- a CDS encoding transcriptional repressor translates to MSSINDFIPILKHHGVRITPQRIAICKLLFETNFHPTAAMIYDQVKAQYPSLSLMTVYNTLNTLVNLGLVNELGSAGDDNIHYDGNITPHVNLACVSCHKIVDISSPRISNLGNEISISSGYQLLGTRMMYYGLCPNCLKLSNSRKKE
- a CDS encoding ferritin, which produces MISSAIQKAINEQINKEFYSSYLYLSMAAYFETKNLPGFAKWMFVQADEERGHGMKLFMHLLERGGKVQLMGIDSPQIDWKTSLDVFKQVQEHEAAVTASINALYELALSEKDYPVQVLLQWFITEQVEEEKNAAEIVQQIELIDARGTAVLMLDHQLGKRGKE